The proteins below come from a single Ictalurus punctatus breed USDA103 chromosome 24, Coco_2.0, whole genome shotgun sequence genomic window:
- the gmpr gene encoding GMP reductase 1, with product MPRVDADLKLDFKDVLLRPKRSSLKSRSEVDLQRTFTFRNSKQTYSGIPIITANMDTTGTFEIARVMSKHTLFTAIHKHYTLEEWKTFASNHPECLEHVAVSSGSGQADLEKLCSILEAIPLIKYICLDVANGYSEHFVEFVKTVRGKFPNHTIMAGNVVTGEMVEELILSGADIIKVGIGPGSVCTTRIKTGVGYPQLSAVIECADSAHGLKGHIISDGGCSCPGDVAKAFGAGADFVMLGGMLAGHDQCAGEVIEKDGKKFKLFYGMSSDTAMKKYVGGVAEYRASEGRTVQVPYKGDVEDTIRDILGGLRSTCTYVGAAKLKELSRRTTFIRVTQQSSQMFT from the exons ATGCCACGAGTGGACGCCGACCTCAAACTGGACTTTAAAGATGTCCTGTTGAGACCAAAGAGGAGCAGCCTAAAGAGCCGGTCTGAG GTAGACCTTCAGAGGACTTTCACATTCCGCAACTCAAAGCAGACATACAGTGGCATCCCGATCATCACTGCTAACATGGACACCACGGGTACTTTTGAGATCGCCCGGGTAATGAGCAAG cataCGCTCTTCACCGCCATCCACAAGCATTATACGCTGGAAGAATGGAAGACATTTGCATCCAATCATCCAGAGTGCCTAGAG CATGTGGCTGTGAGCTCAGGCAGTGGGCAGGCAGATCTGGAGAAACTGTGCAGCATTCTGGAAGCCATTCCACTCATTAAGTACATTTGCCTGGATGTGGCCAACGGATATTCCGAGCACTTTGTGGAATTCGTCAAAACAGTCCGGGGGAAGTTCCCTAACCACACCATTATG GCTGGAAACGTTGTGACGGGTGAGATGGTGGAGGAGCTCATTCTGTCTGGAGCCGATATCATCAAAGTGGGCATCGGACCGG GTTCTGTGTGCACCACTCGCATCAAGACCGGCGTGGGCTACCCTCAGTTAAGTGCTGTTATTGAGTGTGCAGATTCTGCTCATGGACTGAAAGGACACATCATCTCT GATGGAGGCTGCAGTTGCCCAGGAGATGTTGCCAAGGCCTTTG GCGCAGGAGCCGATTTCGTCATGCTAGGAGGAATGCTAGCAGGGCATGACCAATGTGCCGGTGAAGTCATTGAAAAGGATGGAAAGAAGTTTAAGCTGTTCTATGGCATGAGCTCAGACACAGCCATGAAGAAATATGTTGGTGGTGTGGCAGAATACAG GGCGTCTGAGGGCAGGACTGTGCAGGTGCCGTATAAAGGTGATGTTGAGGACACCATCAGAGACATCCTAGGCGGCCTGCGCTCCACCTGCACATATGTAGGAGCGGCCAAACTCAAAGAGCTTAGCCGCAGAACCACGTTCATCAGAGTTACACAGCAATCGAGCCAAATGTTCACCTAA